The Streptomyces sp. NBC_01353 genome contains a region encoding:
- a CDS encoding metalloregulator ArsR/SmtB family transcription factor: MSEREGTSTASVVHQRTPGAPELAAAAGVFALLADPTRLHLVWLLTRGESDVGALAEACGAARPAVSQHLAKLRLGGLVQHRKDGRRVVYTLPDGHMRRLVVEAISHADHQVTGEPWHD; the protein is encoded by the coding sequence ATGTCCGAACGCGAGGGAACCTCAACAGCGAGTGTTGTGCACCAGCGCACCCCCGGCGCTCCCGAGCTCGCCGCCGCGGCCGGTGTGTTCGCGCTGCTCGCGGATCCGACCCGACTGCATCTGGTGTGGCTCCTGACACGCGGGGAGTCGGACGTCGGCGCCCTTGCGGAGGCGTGCGGCGCGGCCCGGCCCGCGGTGAGCCAGCACCTGGCCAAGCTGCGTCTCGGCGGACTTGTCCAGCACCGCAAGGACGGCCGGCGGGTGGTGTACACGCTGCCGGACGGACATATGCGGCGCCTTGTGGTCGAAGCGATCAGTCATGCCGATCATCAGGTGACGGGGGAGCCCTGGCACGACTGA
- a CDS encoding MFS transporter, with protein sequence MLSVLRNRTYRRLFTAQVVALAGTGLATVALSLLAYDLAGADASAVLGTALAIKMVAYVGIAPLISAFADRIPRRALLVAMDLTRAAAALALPFVTEVWQVYVLILLLQAASAAFTPTFQATVPDVLPEERDYTRALSLSRLAYDLENLFSPALAAALLTLVPSGLLFTGTAAGFLASAALVASVLLPKPEPVERTGGAYDRAAYGTRLFLATPRLRALLALDLVVAAGGAMVLVNTVVLVRDVLVRPAGDVALALGAYGAGSMAVALLLPRLLDRVGDRAVLLPAAFVTAGVLALLPAGLAASPGPWSWSALLTAWLLLGAACSAVLTPGGRLLRRSAGSGDLPAVFAARFSLAHGCWLLTYPLAGWTAAHAGLPLAAGALSAVALLAAVAAVRLWPRTDPDELEHVHAELAPDHPHLAGTGRRHAHDYRRDALHPRPPVPMLTARPRGPRNAA encoded by the coding sequence ATGCTGTCCGTGCTGCGCAACCGCACCTACCGCCGTCTGTTCACCGCCCAGGTCGTCGCCCTCGCCGGCACCGGACTCGCCACGGTCGCGCTGAGCCTGCTCGCGTACGACCTCGCGGGCGCCGACGCCTCCGCCGTCCTCGGGACCGCCCTCGCGATCAAGATGGTCGCGTACGTCGGCATCGCCCCGCTCATCAGCGCCTTCGCCGACCGCATACCTCGACGCGCGCTGCTGGTCGCCATGGACCTCACCCGCGCGGCGGCCGCCCTGGCGCTGCCCTTCGTCACAGAGGTCTGGCAGGTCTACGTCCTGATCCTGCTGCTCCAGGCCGCCTCGGCCGCCTTCACGCCGACCTTCCAGGCCACCGTCCCCGACGTCCTGCCCGAGGAGCGCGACTACACCCGCGCCCTGTCGCTCTCCCGGCTCGCCTACGACCTGGAGAACCTCTTCAGTCCCGCGCTCGCCGCCGCCCTGCTGACCCTCGTCCCCTCCGGACTGCTCTTCACTGGGACCGCCGCCGGCTTCCTCGCCTCCGCCGCCCTGGTCGCCTCGGTCCTGCTCCCGAAACCGGAACCGGTGGAGCGGACCGGCGGCGCGTACGACAGGGCCGCCTACGGCACCCGGCTCTTCCTGGCCACGCCACGGCTGCGGGCGCTCCTCGCGCTCGACCTGGTCGTCGCCGCGGGCGGCGCGATGGTCCTCGTCAACACCGTCGTGCTCGTACGTGACGTCCTGGTCCGCCCGGCAGGCGACGTCGCCCTCGCCCTCGGCGCGTACGGAGCGGGCTCCATGGCCGTGGCGCTGCTGCTGCCACGGCTCCTGGACCGGGTCGGGGACCGCGCTGTGCTGCTCCCGGCCGCCTTCGTGACGGCCGGGGTCCTGGCCCTCCTCCCGGCCGGCCTGGCGGCGAGCCCCGGCCCCTGGTCCTGGTCGGCCCTGCTCACCGCCTGGCTGCTGCTCGGGGCCGCCTGCTCCGCGGTCCTGACCCCCGGTGGGCGACTGCTGCGGCGCTCGGCGGGCAGCGGAGACCTGCCCGCCGTCTTCGCCGCCCGCTTCTCCCTCGCCCACGGCTGCTGGCTGCTCACCTACCCCCTCGCCGGCTGGACCGCCGCGCACGCCGGCCTCCCGCTCGCCGCCGGCGCGCTGAGCGCCGTCGCCCTCCTCGCGGCCGTCGCCGCAGTCCGGCTCTGGCCGCGCACCGACCCGGACGAGCTGGAACACGTCCACGCCGAGCTGGCGCCGGACCATCCGCACCTGGCCGGTACGGGCCGACGCCACGCCCACGACTACCGCAGGGACGCCCTCCACCCCCGCCCGCCCGTTCCGATGCTCACCGCGCGGCCCCGGGGACCGCGAAACGCAGCGTGA
- a CDS encoding glycoside hydrolase family 38 C-terminal domain-containing protein — MHDDRTLIESRLRRVLDERIRPAIHPESVPLEVGIWTAPDEPVPVAEGIAAPRTPIAVGAAWGAPWGTSWLTVSGTVPAGWAGRTVEALIDLGFDANMPGFQCEGLVYRPDGSPVKGLNPRNQWVRIAASAAGGEEVLLHMEAASNPVILDYHPFLPTELGDKETAGDRPQYRLERMDLAVFDETVWQLVIDLEVLGELMAELPVEGARRWDILRAIDRALDTIDLQDVNGTAAAAREHLAAVLSSPAEPSAHRISAVGHAHIDSAWLWPLRETVRKVARTTANMTALLEDEPEFVYTMSQAQQYAWIKEHRPEVYARVKKAVAEGRFVPAGGMWVESDTNMPGSEAMARQFVHGKRFFLEEFGVENEEAWLPDTFGFAGGLPQIIKAAGSKWLLTQKISWSQVNTFPHHTFLWEGIDGTRIFTHFPPIDTYNCSMKGKEIAHAVRNFKDKGRARHSIAPTGWGDGGGGTTREMIAKAARLRDLEGSARVRWERPAEFFAKAEAEYPHPPVWVGELYLELHRATLTSQARTKQGNRASENLLREAELWAATASVRSGVPYPYEELDRIWKTVLLHQFHDILPGSSIAWVHREAERTYAAVAEELTGIVGRAQRVLAGDPVADGEVVFNAAPHERAGVPAGGGRRVVAAADGSAGECTVEARPGGGFVLANGLLRVVVDERGLVVSVVDLADGRETVAPGAAANLLQIHPDFPNMWDAWDVDQFYRNTVTDLTDADEVAVAMETGRAVSVRVTRSFGSSRAVQTLTLAAGAKRLDLETEVDWHETEKFLKAAFPLDLHTDRYAAETQFGHLHRPTHTNTSWEAAKFEACNHRFVHFEEPGWGVALVTASTYGHDVTRAVRPEDGGTTTTVRVSLLRAPRFPDPHTDQGVHRFRHALVPGASVGDAVREGYRVNLPERRVPGDADVVPLVAVDDDAVVVSAVKLADDRSGDVVVRLYESHGGRARARLTTGLDLDGVTVCDLLERPLDDVQAGTVTVTDDALELALRPFQLLTLRFAVPGAAR, encoded by the coding sequence ATGCATGACGACCGCACCCTGATCGAGTCCCGGCTCCGGCGCGTCCTCGACGAACGCATCCGGCCGGCGATCCACCCGGAGTCGGTGCCCCTGGAGGTGGGGATCTGGACCGCGCCCGACGAACCGGTGCCGGTGGCGGAGGGGATCGCCGCGCCACGGACCCCGATCGCCGTCGGCGCCGCCTGGGGAGCCCCCTGGGGGACGAGCTGGCTCACCGTCTCCGGCACGGTTCCGGCGGGCTGGGCGGGCCGGACGGTCGAGGCACTGATCGACCTCGGCTTCGACGCGAACATGCCCGGGTTCCAGTGCGAGGGTCTGGTCTACCGGCCCGACGGTTCGCCAGTGAAGGGGCTCAACCCGCGCAACCAGTGGGTGCGGATCGCCGCCTCGGCAGCCGGTGGGGAGGAGGTGCTGCTGCATATGGAGGCGGCGTCCAACCCGGTGATTCTCGACTACCACCCCTTCCTGCCGACCGAGCTCGGAGACAAGGAGACGGCGGGCGACCGGCCGCAGTACCGGCTGGAGCGGATGGATCTGGCCGTCTTCGACGAGACGGTGTGGCAGCTGGTGATCGATCTGGAGGTGCTCGGCGAGCTGATGGCGGAGCTGCCCGTGGAGGGCGCCCGCCGCTGGGACATCCTGCGGGCGATCGACCGGGCCCTGGACACGATCGATCTCCAGGACGTCAACGGGACCGCTGCGGCCGCCCGTGAGCACTTGGCCGCGGTGCTTTCGTCGCCGGCCGAGCCGTCGGCGCACCGGATCAGCGCGGTCGGGCACGCCCATATCGACTCGGCCTGGCTGTGGCCGCTGCGCGAGACGGTACGCAAGGTGGCGCGGACCACCGCGAACATGACGGCGCTCCTCGAGGACGAGCCGGAGTTCGTCTACACGATGTCGCAGGCGCAGCAGTACGCGTGGATCAAGGAGCACCGGCCGGAGGTGTACGCGCGGGTCAAGAAGGCGGTCGCGGAGGGCCGGTTCGTGCCGGCCGGGGGCATGTGGGTGGAGTCGGACACGAACATGCCGGGCTCGGAGGCGATGGCCCGTCAGTTCGTGCACGGCAAGCGGTTCTTCCTGGAGGAGTTCGGCGTCGAGAACGAGGAGGCGTGGCTGCCGGACACCTTCGGTTTCGCGGGCGGACTGCCCCAGATCATCAAGGCGGCCGGGTCCAAGTGGCTGCTGACGCAGAAGATCTCGTGGAGCCAGGTCAACACGTTCCCGCACCACACCTTCTTGTGGGAGGGCATCGACGGGACGCGGATCTTCACGCACTTCCCGCCGATCGACACGTACAACTGCTCGATGAAGGGCAAGGAGATCGCCCATGCCGTCCGCAACTTCAAGGACAAGGGGCGGGCGCGGCACTCGATCGCGCCGACCGGCTGGGGCGACGGGGGCGGCGGCACCACGCGCGAGATGATCGCGAAGGCGGCGCGGCTGCGGGATCTGGAGGGTTCGGCGCGGGTGCGCTGGGAGCGGCCCGCGGAGTTCTTCGCGAAGGCCGAGGCCGAGTACCCGCATCCGCCGGTCTGGGTGGGCGAGTTGTACCTGGAGCTGCACCGGGCGACGCTGACGAGCCAGGCGCGGACCAAGCAGGGCAACCGGGCGAGCGAGAACCTGCTGCGCGAGGCGGAGCTGTGGGCGGCCACGGCCTCCGTGCGGTCCGGAGTGCCGTATCCGTACGAGGAGTTGGACCGGATCTGGAAGACGGTGCTGCTGCACCAGTTCCACGACATCCTGCCCGGCTCCTCGATCGCATGGGTGCATCGTGAGGCGGAGCGGACGTACGCGGCGGTCGCCGAGGAGCTGACCGGGATCGTCGGGCGGGCGCAGCGGGTGCTGGCCGGTGACCCGGTGGCGGACGGCGAGGTGGTCTTCAACGCGGCTCCGCACGAGCGGGCGGGCGTTCCGGCGGGCGGGGGCCGCAGGGTCGTCGCCGCGGCGGACGGCTCCGCCGGGGAGTGCACGGTGGAGGCCCGGCCCGGCGGCGGGTTCGTGCTCGCCAACGGGCTGCTGCGGGTGGTCGTGGACGAGCGCGGTCTGGTGGTGTCGGTGGTCGATCTCGCCGACGGGCGGGAGACGGTCGCGCCGGGCGCGGCCGCCAACCTCCTCCAGATCCACCCCGACTTCCCGAACATGTGGGACGCCTGGGACGTCGACCAGTTCTACCGCAACACCGTGACCGATCTGACCGACGCGGACGAGGTGGCCGTGGCCATGGAGACGGGGCGGGCCGTCTCGGTGCGGGTGACCCGTTCCTTCGGCTCCTCCCGCGCCGTCCAGACGCTCACCCTGGCCGCCGGTGCGAAGCGGCTCGATCTGGAGACCGAGGTCGACTGGCACGAGACGGAGAAGTTCCTCAAGGCCGCCTTCCCGCTGGATCTGCACACCGACCGCTACGCCGCCGAGACCCAGTTCGGCCATCTGCACCGCCCGACGCACACCAACACCAGTTGGGAGGCGGCCAAGTTCGAGGCGTGCAATCACCGCTTCGTCCACTTCGAGGAGCCCGGCTGGGGTGTCGCCCTGGTGACGGCGTCGACGTACGGGCACGACGTCACCCGTGCCGTGCGGCCCGAGGACGGGGGCACCACGACAACGGTACGGGTGTCCCTGCTGCGCGCCCCGCGCTTCCCGGACCCGCACACCGACCAGGGCGTGCACCGCTTCCGCCACGCGCTGGTGCCCGGCGCGTCCGTCGGCGACGCCGTCCGCGAGGGGTACCGCGTCAACCTGCCCGAGCGCCGGGTTCCCGGGGATGCGGACGTGGTGCCGCTGGTCGCCGTGGACGACGACGCCGTCGTGGTCAGCGCCGTGAAGCTGGCCGACGACCGCAGCGGCGATGTGGTCGTCCGGCTCTACGAGTCGCACGGCGGCCGGGCCCGCGCCCGGCTCACCACCGGGCTCGACCTCGACGGGGTCACGGTGTGCGACCTGCTGGAGCGCCCGCTGGACGACGTCCAGGCCGGCACGGTCACCGTGACGGACGACGCACTCGAGCTCGCCCTGCGCCCCTTCCAGCTGCTCACGCTGCGTTTCGCGGTCCCCGGGGCCGCGCGGTGA
- a CDS encoding glycosyl hydrolase gives MTTPQDLPAEHGRAPRFGVNYTPSRGWFHHWLDFDLDAVRADLDSIAALGLDHVRVFPLWPVFQPNRTLIRPRAVEQLVELVDAAAERGLDVAVDGLQGHLSSFDFRPSWTLTWHRRNMFTDPEVLDGQATYLRTLASALADRPTFLGMTLGNEINQFSGDPHPDPDRITPGEAERWLRDMLAACERGAPGRLHLHAEYDAAWYLDDHPFTPAHAARIGAVTAVHSWVFNGTAQRYGPDSAATGQHAAYLVELSKAWADDPGRPVWLQEVGAPAPHIAADRAGAFTRTTVDAALDCQDLWGITWWCSHDVDRSLADFPELEYSLGLLTTDRVVKPAGRALAEAVAEARARTPRPRPRSTALVLDLPDDAPKRSTCAPGGAFFEAFMRLAADGARPTAVLASRASDRDHLTARGITETVTVDDVGRA, from the coding sequence ATGACCACTCCCCAGGACCTCCCTGCCGAGCATGGCCGCGCCCCTCGCTTCGGCGTCAACTACACCCCCAGCAGGGGCTGGTTCCACCACTGGCTCGACTTCGATCTCGACGCCGTCCGCGCCGACCTGGACTCGATCGCCGCCCTCGGCCTGGATCATGTCCGGGTCTTCCCGCTGTGGCCCGTCTTCCAGCCGAACCGCACACTGATCCGCCCGCGCGCCGTCGAGCAGTTGGTGGAGCTCGTCGACGCGGCGGCCGAGCGCGGACTCGACGTGGCCGTCGACGGGCTGCAGGGCCATCTGTCCAGCTTCGACTTCCGGCCCTCGTGGACCCTGACCTGGCACCGGCGCAACATGTTCACCGACCCCGAGGTCCTCGACGGCCAGGCCACATATCTGCGCACGCTGGCCTCGGCCCTGGCCGACCGGCCCACCTTCCTGGGCATGACCCTCGGCAACGAGATCAACCAGTTCTCGGGCGATCCGCACCCCGACCCGGACCGGATCACACCGGGCGAGGCGGAGCGCTGGCTGCGCGACATGCTGGCGGCGTGCGAGCGGGGTGCGCCCGGCCGGCTGCATCTGCACGCGGAGTACGACGCCGCCTGGTACCTCGACGACCATCCGTTCACGCCCGCCCACGCGGCCCGGATCGGCGCGGTGACGGCCGTGCACTCCTGGGTCTTCAACGGCACCGCACAGCGCTACGGCCCCGACTCGGCCGCCACCGGTCAACACGCCGCGTACCTCGTCGAGTTGTCGAAGGCATGGGCCGACGACCCGGGGCGGCCGGTGTGGCTGCAGGAGGTCGGCGCGCCCGCCCCGCACATCGCCGCCGACCGGGCCGGCGCCTTCACCCGTACGACGGTGGACGCCGCGCTCGACTGCCAGGACCTCTGGGGTATCACCTGGTGGTGCTCCCACGACGTCGACCGCTCGCTCGCCGACTTCCCCGAACTGGAGTACAGCCTCGGCCTGTTGACCACCGACCGAGTGGTGAAGCCGGCCGGAAGGGCGCTCGCCGAGGCCGTGGCGGAGGCTCGTGCGCGCACGCCTCGCCCGCGGCCGCGCTCCACGGCTCTCGTCCTCGACCTGCCCGACGACGCGCCGAAGCGTTCGACATGCGCCCCCGGCGGGGCGTTCTTCGAGGCGTTCATGCGGCTGGCCGCGGACGGCGCGCGGCCGACCGCCGTACTGGCGTCGCGGGCGTCCGACCGCGATCATCTCACCGCACGCGGGATCACCGAGACGGTCACCGTCGACGACGTCGGCCGGGCCTGA
- a CDS encoding carbohydrate ABC transporter permease, with translation MPARGFGTPAPAAKAARYLLLTVVLLLTIGPFLWQLSTSLKGPGEDVYSRTPDFLPRDWTFSNYAQVADTIPVWTYAVNSLTVAAIAVAGNVVGATLAGYALSRLRFRGARLVLGLFLATLVLPGEVTIVSQYVTVRSMGLTDTLLGVALPGAIAMLNVLLMYTAFQAVPPELDAAALVDGASVWQRLIHVGLPNVRGMLSVVVIFTFIGAWDDFLWPLIVLNDPERYTLTVGLQYLDGTFTANPRLIAAGTMIAFLPIVAVFAALQRFFFKGVEEGAIKG, from the coding sequence ATGCCCGCACGGGGATTCGGTACGCCCGCCCCGGCCGCGAAGGCGGCCCGCTATCTGCTCCTGACCGTGGTCCTGCTGCTCACGATCGGCCCGTTCCTGTGGCAGCTGTCCACTTCGCTCAAGGGGCCCGGCGAGGACGTCTACTCCCGTACGCCGGACTTCCTGCCGCGGGACTGGACGTTCTCCAACTACGCCCAGGTCGCCGACACCATCCCGGTGTGGACCTACGCCGTCAACTCGCTGACGGTGGCGGCGATCGCCGTGGCCGGCAATGTCGTGGGCGCCACCCTCGCCGGATACGCGCTGTCCCGGCTGCGGTTCCGCGGGGCGCGCCTGGTGCTCGGTCTGTTCCTCGCCACGCTGGTGCTGCCCGGCGAGGTCACGATCGTCTCCCAGTACGTGACGGTCCGGAGCATGGGCCTGACGGACACCCTGCTCGGGGTGGCGCTGCCCGGGGCGATCGCCATGCTGAACGTGCTGCTGATGTACACCGCCTTCCAGGCCGTGCCGCCCGAACTCGACGCGGCGGCGCTCGTGGACGGCGCCTCCGTGTGGCAGCGCCTCATCCACGTGGGCCTGCCCAACGTACGGGGGATGCTGAGCGTCGTCGTGATCTTCACCTTCATCGGCGCCTGGGACGACTTCCTGTGGCCGCTGATCGTCCTCAACGACCCCGAGCGCTACACCCTGACCGTCGGGCTGCAGTACCTCGACGGAACGTTCACCGCCAACCCCCGGCTGATCGCGGCCGGCACCATGATCGCCTTTCTGCCGATCGTGGCCGTGTTCGCCGCGCTCCAGCGGTTCTTCTTCAAGGGCGTCGAGGAAGGCGCCATCAAGGGATGA
- a CDS encoding sugar ABC transporter permease: protein MTHRRWFTPWLLAGPAVVWLVVFNLWPALNTVILSFTNAKPLGGGRFTGLANYERALSDEQLIDALINSIVYLLICLPLLTLMPLLLALLVEKKLPGITFFRTAFYTPVVASAVVVALIWGWVLDDRGLINGLLGQLGLADRPVDFLTDRWLLLFSAIGLTVWKGLGYYMVIYLSALGNVGRELHEAAAVDGASAVRRFWHVTLPGVRATMMLVSVLISVSALRVFSELYVLSNGTGGPGGRDMSVVMLIQMYSRGFTGHIGYASALSLLLFVITVGPMLLLARLNRKAA, encoded by the coding sequence ATGACACACCGGCGCTGGTTCACCCCGTGGCTGCTCGCCGGGCCGGCCGTGGTCTGGCTCGTCGTCTTCAACCTGTGGCCCGCCCTCAACACGGTGATCCTCTCGTTCACCAACGCCAAGCCACTGGGCGGGGGCCGCTTCACCGGCCTCGCCAACTACGAGCGCGCCCTGAGTGACGAGCAGTTGATCGACGCGCTGATCAACAGCATCGTCTATCTGCTGATCTGCCTGCCGCTGCTCACCCTGATGCCGCTGCTCCTCGCCCTCCTCGTGGAGAAGAAGCTCCCGGGCATCACCTTCTTCCGTACCGCCTTCTACACCCCGGTCGTCGCCTCCGCCGTCGTGGTCGCGCTGATCTGGGGGTGGGTCCTGGACGACCGCGGCCTGATCAACGGTCTGCTCGGGCAGCTCGGGCTCGCCGACCGGCCGGTCGACTTCCTCACCGACCGCTGGCTCCTGCTCTTCAGCGCCATCGGGCTCACGGTCTGGAAGGGGCTCGGCTACTACATGGTCATCTACCTGTCGGCGCTCGGGAACGTCGGCCGCGAGCTGCACGAGGCCGCCGCAGTCGACGGGGCCTCCGCCGTACGCCGGTTCTGGCACGTCACCCTGCCCGGAGTGCGGGCCACGATGATGCTGGTCTCCGTCCTGATCTCGGTCTCCGCCCTGCGGGTCTTCTCGGAGCTGTACGTCCTGTCCAACGGCACCGGCGGCCCCGGCGGCCGGGACATGTCGGTGGTGATGCTCATCCAGATGTACAGCCGCGGCTTCACCGGGCACATCGGCTACGCCTCCGCCCTCAGCCTGCTGCTCTTCGTCATCACCGTCGGCCCGATGCTGCTCCTGGCACGGCTCAACCGGAAGGCGGCCTGA
- a CDS encoding sugar ABC transporter substrate-binding protein yields the protein MRTSHWVRAAVAAVAAATLAGCGLGDPNGSDDTGAAAGGEVKGKVSLQTWALKPKFTAYMEGVIDAFEKKNPGVEVEWLDQPGEGYSEKVLSQAAGGTLPDVVNLPPDFALPLVKQSMLLDVAKADPKLDTDYVKGGTDAYRFAGHDGTYGYPWYLNTDVNYWNSTLLTRYGLDPKKPPASLDELITAARTVKQKSNGSVYLMSRKPGLMDFANAGVKLMSDDGTRFTFNTPEAAAVLDTYRAAFKEGLLPKDVLTETYAGNTKLFSSGTAAWTTAGGNYITSLATDNPSLAPKVVSSPAIGTPPLYVQGLSVSKGTKNRATALALARWVTNAENQAAFAHLTSIFPSTKASASDPFFSKSDGTNAGDAKVTAFTSLAQATMLEPVQANDAVKTVINQQIALALSGQAGSKEALDTAVARADQLLKD from the coding sequence ATGCGAACAAGCCACTGGGTGCGGGCGGCCGTTGCCGCGGTCGCCGCGGCCACGCTCGCCGGCTGCGGCCTCGGCGACCCGAACGGCTCCGACGACACGGGCGCGGCGGCCGGCGGCGAGGTGAAGGGCAAGGTCTCGCTCCAGACCTGGGCCCTGAAGCCGAAGTTCACCGCGTACATGGAGGGCGTGATCGACGCCTTCGAGAAGAAGAACCCGGGCGTGGAGGTCGAATGGCTCGACCAGCCCGGCGAGGGCTATTCCGAGAAGGTCCTCAGCCAGGCGGCCGGCGGCACCCTCCCCGACGTGGTCAATCTGCCGCCGGACTTCGCTCTGCCGCTGGTGAAGCAGTCCATGCTGCTGGACGTGGCGAAGGCCGACCCGAAGCTGGACACCGACTACGTCAAGGGCGGCACCGACGCCTATCGCTTCGCCGGACACGACGGTACGTACGGCTACCCCTGGTACCTCAACACCGACGTCAACTACTGGAACTCCACGCTTCTCACCCGGTACGGCCTGGACCCGAAGAAGCCGCCGGCCTCCCTGGACGAGCTGATCACGGCGGCCAGGACCGTCAAGCAGAAGTCCAACGGCTCGGTCTATCTGATGAGCCGCAAACCCGGTCTCATGGACTTCGCCAACGCCGGGGTGAAGCTCATGTCCGACGACGGCACGCGCTTCACCTTCAACACCCCCGAGGCCGCAGCCGTCCTCGACACCTACCGAGCCGCCTTCAAGGAGGGCTTGCTGCCCAAGGACGTGCTGACCGAGACGTACGCGGGCAACACCAAGCTGTTCAGCTCCGGCACGGCCGCCTGGACCACCGCCGGCGGCAACTACATCACCTCGCTGGCCACCGACAACCCGAGTCTCGCCCCCAAGGTGGTCTCCTCCCCCGCCATCGGCACGCCGCCGCTGTACGTCCAGGGCCTCTCGGTCTCGAAGGGCACCAAGAACCGGGCCACCGCGCTGGCGCTCGCCCGCTGGGTGACCAATGCCGAGAACCAGGCCGCCTTCGCCCACCTCACGAGCATCTTCCCCTCGACGAAGGCGTCCGCCTCGGACCCGTTCTTCAGCAAGAGCGACGGCACCAACGCCGGTGATGCCAAGGTCACCGCCTTCACCTCGCTCGCGCAGGCCACGATGCTGGAGCCCGTCCAGGCGAACGACGCGGTCAAGACGGTGATCAACCAGCAGATCGCCCTCGCGCTGAGCGGCCAGGCCGGCTCCAAGGAGGCCCTGGACACCGCGGTCGCCCGCGCCGACCAGCTGCTGAAGGACTGA
- a CDS encoding LacI family DNA-binding transcriptional regulator, with the protein MARPTIADIARRAGVSKGAVSFALNGRPGVSEVTRERILRVAEEMNWRPHSAARALGGARAGAVGLVLARPARTIGLEPFFGHLLSGLQAGLSVRGTALNLLVVEDTAAEIEVYRRWTSEHRVDGFVLVDLQVRDPRIPVLEELGVPTTVIGGPGRHGSLPSVWADDREAMVSIVDYLAALGHRRIAHLAGLPAFQHTQRRIRAVRDSARRLGLTEAVSLPTDFSDAEGAAATRALLARPQRPTAIIYDSDVMAVAGLGVAGEMGVAVPGELSIVSFDDSALARIVHPALTALSRDTFALGEQVARELLALVDDPAAARDIKNPTPRLTVRESTAPPALDPTN; encoded by the coding sequence GTGGCCAGACCGACGATCGCCGACATCGCCCGCCGGGCGGGGGTGTCCAAGGGCGCGGTGTCCTTCGCGCTCAACGGCCGGCCGGGAGTGAGCGAGGTGACCCGGGAGCGCATCCTGCGGGTGGCCGAGGAGATGAACTGGCGGCCCCACAGCGCCGCGCGCGCCCTCGGCGGAGCACGGGCGGGCGCCGTCGGCCTCGTCCTCGCCCGGCCGGCGCGCACCATCGGCCTGGAGCCGTTCTTCGGCCACCTGCTGAGCGGGCTGCAGGCCGGACTCTCGGTGCGCGGCACGGCACTGAACCTGCTGGTCGTCGAGGACACGGCGGCCGAGATCGAGGTCTACCGGCGCTGGACCTCCGAGCACCGGGTGGACGGCTTCGTCCTGGTCGACCTCCAGGTCCGCGACCCCCGGATCCCCGTCCTGGAGGAGCTCGGCGTCCCCACCACGGTCATCGGCGGCCCCGGCCGGCACGGCAGCCTGCCCAGCGTCTGGGCGGACGACCGCGAGGCGATGGTGTCGATCGTCGACTACCTCGCGGCCCTCGGCCACCGCCGGATCGCGCACCTGGCCGGCCTGCCGGCCTTCCAGCACACCCAGCGCCGCATCCGGGCCGTACGGGACAGTGCCCGGCGCCTCGGTCTGACCGAGGCGGTGTCGCTGCCCACCGACTTCAGCGACGCGGAGGGCGCCGCCGCCACCCGGGCGCTGCTCGCCCGGCCCCAGCGGCCGACGGCGATCATCTACGACAGCGACGTCATGGCGGTCGCAGGGCTCGGCGTGGCCGGCGAGATGGGCGTGGCCGTCCCCGGTGAACTGTCGATCGTCTCCTTCGACGACTCCGCACTCGCCCGCATCGTCCACCCCGCCCTCACCGCGCTCTCCCGCGACACCTTCGCCCTCGGCGAGCAGGTCGCGCGGGAACTGCTCGCGCTCGTCGACGACCCGGCGGCGGCGCGGGACATCAAGAACCCGACGCCGCGTCTGACGGTCCGTGAGAGCACGGCGCCACCGGCCCTTGACCCGACGAACTAA